The Vibrio tasmaniensis genome includes a region encoding these proteins:
- a CDS encoding sensor histidine kinase has protein sequence MYKSIAVKLKSVSMFTRLYLGIVTGMSATIFLFWNLGEGHMRRTQIEIFLNDGIYFSEQYVRQHNRENSLYKELDRTGYQQFYIFNLRLLENWSGEAPCQRCELFTTLNGVPVYLSENNLYSAVFQLPNSRFSFAFSEVGDFFSPEIEWYEDSERNFLIGLLLAVIFAIGASVYLPVRRFQERIELLVEKQKQFGRGKLSTRSEVDDIHPVSELAKSFNFMAEEIESKVKQSHIFAQAIPHEVRTPLSRIQLATDLLRREAPEHHQVFFDDIDTYIGDINDLTSEIIMLSKLNVMDNSFFELVKVKADLREYCLDRIRYSELDNVIFESKVKLECKIKCDCSMARLVFDNVIKNAGNYTQDKVWVTLDENSENWLVLIEDNGSGIPEDRREEVFLPFSRLDSSRASATGGLGLGLAIAISAAKKLSWDIRICDSNRGGAKFCILIPKTA, from the coding sequence TTGTATAAGTCTATTGCTGTGAAACTTAAATCCGTTTCTATGTTTACTCGTTTATACCTTGGGATCGTGACTGGGATGTCGGCAACGATATTTTTGTTTTGGAACCTTGGTGAAGGGCACATGCGGCGAACCCAGATCGAAATATTCCTTAATGATGGAATCTACTTTTCTGAGCAGTATGTTCGTCAACACAACCGAGAAAATTCACTATATAAAGAACTCGACAGAACAGGCTACCAGCAATTTTATATTTTCAATTTACGCCTGTTGGAGAATTGGTCGGGAGAGGCTCCGTGCCAACGATGCGAGTTATTTACCACCTTGAATGGTGTACCGGTATACCTAAGTGAAAATAATCTCTATTCGGCAGTATTTCAGCTACCCAATTCTAGGTTTAGCTTTGCGTTCAGTGAGGTAGGCGATTTCTTCTCACCAGAAATTGAATGGTATGAAGATTCAGAAAGAAACTTTCTTATTGGGCTTTTGTTGGCCGTTATCTTCGCTATTGGCGCAAGTGTTTACTTACCTGTGAGGCGTTTTCAAGAAAGAATAGAGTTACTTGTTGAGAAACAGAAGCAGTTTGGTAGAGGGAAGCTGAGTACTCGCTCTGAGGTAGATGATATACACCCAGTATCTGAGCTAGCCAAAAGTTTCAATTTCATGGCTGAGGAGATTGAGAGCAAAGTAAAACAAAGTCATATATTTGCTCAAGCGATTCCACATGAAGTTCGTACACCGCTAAGCCGTATTCAATTGGCGACGGATCTCTTAAGGCGAGAAGCACCAGAGCATCATCAGGTTTTTTTCGATGATATTGATACCTACATCGGGGATATCAACGACCTCACGTCAGAAATTATCATGCTGTCGAAATTGAATGTCATGGACAACTCTTTCTTCGAGCTTGTTAAAGTGAAAGCTGACCTTCGCGAGTATTGTTTAGATAGAATCCGTTACTCGGAGTTAGACAATGTTATTTTTGAGTCCAAAGTAAAGCTAGAGTGCAAAATTAAGTGTGATTGCTCGATGGCGCGTTTGGTTTTTGATAACGTGATTAAGAACGCTGGGAATTACACACAAGACAAAGTCTGGGTAACTCTGGACGAGAACTCAGAAAATTGGCTGGTTCTGATTGAAGACAATGGCTCTGGGATACCGGAGGACAGGCGTGAAGAAGTATTCCTTCCGTTTTCTCGCTTAGATTCTAGCAGAGCATCAGCAACTGGTGGGTTAGGGTTAGGTCTAGCGATAGCGATTTCAGCGGCTAAAAAGCTTTCTTGGGACATTCGGATCTGCGATAGCAATCGCGGTGGTGCTAAGTTCTGTATCTTGATTCCAAAGACCGCGTAA
- a CDS encoding GNAT family N-acetyltransferase, translating to MFKTVIDEELSIALVEENFASHYAEISQSQNEYLSQWLAWPPHCQTEQDFRIFIQRSLHDYAEGKSMTCAIVYKGNIVGNCSFNTIDHSKQKVTIGYWLSETYQGNGIVTRVVEKLIDIAFNELDMEKVEISAATGNQSSRKVCERLHFTLEDIITRNENLNGRIVDHAIYGLHRLSGNNT from the coding sequence ATGTTTAAAACAGTTATCGATGAAGAGTTATCCATAGCTCTGGTTGAAGAGAACTTTGCTTCTCATTACGCGGAAATTTCACAAAGTCAGAATGAGTATCTAAGCCAATGGCTAGCTTGGCCGCCACATTGTCAAACTGAGCAGGACTTTAGGATCTTCATCCAGCGATCGCTACATGATTACGCGGAAGGCAAAAGCATGACCTGTGCGATAGTGTATAAAGGCAATATCGTCGGTAACTGTAGCTTTAACACCATTGACCACAGCAAACAGAAAGTCACGATAGGCTATTGGTTGTCTGAGACTTACCAAGGTAACGGGATCGTTACACGCGTAGTTGAGAAGCTCATTGATATTGCTTTCAATGAGTTAGACATGGAAAAGGTCGAAATATCAGCTGCAACTGGCAATCAGAGCAGTCGAAAGGTTTGTGAGCGCTTACATTTCACATTAGAAGATATCATTACTCGCAATGAGAACTTGAATGGTCGTATCGTAGACCATGCTATTTATGGCCTGCATCGTTTAAGCGGCAACAACACTTAG